The Vicinamibacterales bacterium DNA window GGACGAGGACGGTGGAATCATCGGCGCAGTCGTTATCGACCGGGCGCCGGGGGGGGAGCCTGGCGAGCAGGACAGATGCTACCAGACGCGTCCTGTCCATCCTGTAAGACGCCGGTGCGTTGGCGCGCTCGGCAGGACTCGAACCTGCGGCCCTCAGCTTCGAAGGCTGATGCTCTATCCAACTGAGCTACGAGCGCGTCCACACGATTCTAGTCCGGGTCGCCGGCCGGCCGGAGGCCGTCATCCCAGCTGCACCGACCGCTTGGTCATCGTGGACATGGCGAAGCCCGTGATGGGGAAGCTCACCCGGTCGCGACCCGCGTCGCCCGTTCCCATCGTGACCACGAGGGGGGCGAAGTGCTCGTGCGTGGGCAACGCCAGGCGCACTCCGGGCGCCTTCGCGCGGTAGTCGAGCAGGGCGTCGATGTCGCGCCGGACCACGACGTCGGCGGTCCAGGCATCGAACTCGCTCGCCCAGGCCGGCGTCGGCGCCGCGCCGCTCCAGTCCAGGATGCGCAGGTTGTGCGTGATGAAGCCGCTGCCGACGATGAGCACGCCCTCGTCGCGCAGCGGCGCCAGCCGCCGCCCGAGTTCGAAGAGCGGTGCGGGCTCCAGCGTGGGAAGGGAGACCTGCAGCACCGGGACGTCGGCGTCCGGGTACATCGCCTTCAAGGGCACGTAGGCGCCGTGGTCCAGGCCGCGCTCCGGCGCGTCGGCCACCGGGCCGTGCTCGCCGAGCACCCGGCGGACGCTCGCGGCCAGGCCCGGCGCCCCGGGGGCCGGGTAGCGCAGGGCGTAGTACTCGGGGGGAAACCCGTAGAAGTCGTACACCAGGGGGACCGTGCTGGTGGCCCCCAGGGTGACCGGCCGGTCCTCCCAATGGGCCGACAGCATCAGCACCGCCGTCGGCCGGGGCAGCGCCCGCGCCCAGGCGTGAAGTTCGTCGACCCACTGCCCGTCGTCGAGCAGCAGCGGCGACCCGTGCGCGAGGAAGATGGTCGGCATCCTGTCCATCTCCCAATCCTGCCAGACGCGGAGCCGCCCCGGGCCGGTCCCGGCATCGGGCTATGATCGGCCCCCTGATGGCCAAGGCCGTGCCCGTCCCGGACCACTGGGCGGAGCTCCCCGACGAACACCTGCTCGACCTGCGCCTCCGCGACCTGCCCATCGCGCTGCCCGGCAGCGTGATGCAGGGCCGGATCGCCGAGCTCCAGGCGGAACTGGACACCCGGGACCTGCGCGTCGCCATCCACTACTACCTTGCCGAGGAATGGTTCACGCCGGACGGCTCCACGTCGATCGCCGTGCCGTTCTACCTGGCGCATCCGCGGCTCGAACGGCTCGAACGGGCGCAGATGCTCGAAGTGGAAGGCGGCGACTACGAGTGGTGCATGCGCATCCTCCGCCACGAGGCCGGCCACGTGGTGGACAACGGCTACAAGCTGCGGCTGCGCCGCCAGCGGCAGGAGCTGTTCGGCCCCTCGTCGGAGCCGTACCCCGAGTTCTACGCGCCGAAGCCGTACAGCAAGAGCTTCGTGATGCACATCGACCCCTGGTACGCG harbors:
- a CDS encoding class III extradiol ring-cleavage dioxygenase; this translates as MDRMPTIFLAHGSPLLLDDGQWVDELHAWARALPRPTAVLMLSAHWEDRPVTLGATSTVPLVYDFYGFPPEYYALRYPAPGAPGLAASVRRVLGEHGPVADAPERGLDHGAYVPLKAMYPDADVPVLQVSLPTLEPAPLFELGRRLAPLRDEGVLIVGSGFITHNLRILDWSGAAPTPAWASEFDAWTADVVVRRDIDALLDYRAKAPGVRLALPTHEHFAPLVVTMGTGDAGRDRVSFPITGFAMSTMTKRSVQLG